Part of the Benincasa hispida cultivar B227 chromosome 12, ASM972705v1, whole genome shotgun sequence genome is shown below.
TCTCATTAAACACAACATTCCGAAGATGTACACTTTACTTGACTTGGATAGGCACCGATAGCCTTTGTGAAGTATGCTTGGGCCTAGATACACACACTTCTCAGAGGTATACTGAAATTTATGTTGCTGATACGGTCTGATGCATGGAAAACAAGCACAGCCAAATGTTCGCAGCTTGGTGATATCAAGTACCCGGttgaataatatttttgttcGTGAATGACCTTGCAACAAAGGGGTGGGAAAACCATTTATTAAAATGTTAGTAGTTGTAAACGCATCCCACCAATATTGATACGGCATGGAGGCTTGAGGAAGTAGGGTAAGTCCCATTTCAACCAAGTATCTATGTTTCCTTTCCACTCTTCCATTCTTAGTTGAAGTATAAGGGCAAGAATACCTGCTTGCAATGCCAAGGGAAGCATATAACTGATGTATTTTTGTAAACTCAGTACCATTGTCTGAATGAAACACCTTTATTGTAgtatcaaattgaattttaactGTCTGAATAAAGTGATTGAAGGTTGCCAGTGCATCTGATTTTTGTTTAAGTGGGTAAGTCCATAGAAAGCGACTGTAGTCATCTAAAAATGCTATATAGTATCTAAAACCAGCTGTAGACTGTAATGGGGCTGGTCCCTAAACATCAGAGTGGATGAGTTCAAACTTGTGCTTAGCTCTAGAATCAGACAAAGGAAAGGGAAGAGAATGGGACTTGCTCAGTTGACATGAATCACAAAACAACTTCTTTTCATTAAGTTTGACAGATTGGTTACACTGTTGTAGtatacttttcaaaatttttgggGAGGGATGACCTAATCTTTTGTGCCACAGATCAGTCGACCCAACAACATTAACATTGATGTTTGACAGCTGAAGAACTTTGGAGTCATTATTTTTGTCCAATGATCTGGTATCTTATGATCTTCTAGGTCTTGAAACGTCAAGCGGTTGAATTGTCATCTCCCCAAGTTGATAGAGACCATCTTTAAGCGTTCCTTTCACTAGAGTATTGCCTGTACATTTGTTCTTTATCCAGCATCAAGAACCATGAAATTCCACAAAAATGTTATTGTCTTTGGTTAGTTTAGAGATGCTTACTAATTTTTTTGCAATTGATGGTACATAAAAGGCATCTTCTAAACTAAGTACGTACTGTCCTGATTTTAGACTTGAATTTCCTACAGCAGTTATACTTAACTGTTCACCATTACCAACTGTCACTAGATTATTACCTGTGTATTCAGATGGATTGGCAATGTGTGTGGGGTCAGCTGTTACATGGTTTGTAGAACCACTATCTGCATACCAGTTGACATCATTTGGATTTTCAAGTGTTGCAAGGAAAGGATTGGTCGAGTATGAAGTCATGAGGGCGGGATTGTTGCTGTTGGTGGATTAATGGTGCTACTGTCCAGGACCCTTAGGCTGACTGGTATGAGGCACAAATTCACGATTGAACCTCTGGTAACATACATCCGTTGAATGTCCATATTTGGAGCATACTTGGCATGTTGGGCAATTTCCTCGGCCCCTGCCTTTGCCTCGAGTACCACTGCCATTGTTGGAGTAGTTTGGTTTAGAATTGATTTGCTGAAATTTCACACTGCCTTGACTAGCACCATGAATGCTGGACTTGGACTGACCACTACCCCTGCCAAACATCACATTTATAGAAGGATTTCCTATAGAACTAGCAAATGTTTTTGCAGAATTTTATGCTCAAGTCGCTTTTCAAACGATAATAGCTCTGATTGCATATCCAACCAGGATATATCAGGCATACTTTGAATGACACTACTACAGGATTATACTCTTCATCTAAACCAAGTAGAACTTGTGAAATTAAGTTTCGAGAGGTTATCGGACTGCCCGCTTGAGCTAAATTGTCAGAATGGAGCTTCACCAGCTTAAGGTATTCAGACATAGATGAGTTTCCCTTTCACGTTTGCTGGAATACCCGTCGGAGGTAACCTCTTCGGCTCTTGATTGGACACCAAACAGAGAATGGATGGCATCCCACAATGACTTGGCATTCTCGAATCCCATTAGTTGGACTGCTACCTCTGGTGCCATGGAATTGTAAAGCCAACCAAGTAACAATTGATCTGCTGTAACCCATGCTTCATAGAGTGGATTCAGCGATTGCTCATCTGTGGATCTGGAAGAACTGCCCGAAGGATCAGTGACACGGCTGGTGCTTCGTGAACCGATGCTCCTTCTGTTGGGAGAGAAACAAACATGGGAGGGAAAATTTGCGTACCTGATAGATGACCTTCTAGTCGATATCCTCGAAGGATCAGAAGAGCCAATGTCTTCCAAAGCATGAAGTTGCCCCTCTCAAGCTTGATGCTGGTAATTTGGTTTAGAAGTTGATTTAGGGGTGGTGTGCTGCACTTTGTAGACTCGATCCCATTGATTGATCGAGCGGTGTTGGCCATTAGtgaggctctgataccaagtttgaatatagagaagaagaagaaatcgaGGTGCAGCAGCCAAAATCcttttatattttctatatatCTTTTGTACAGAAGGCAGCCCTTTTTATATGGGATTAGAATATTACGCTTAGAGTTTTTTGCTATACACTTgataataaaagaataagaaataTCAATATAATTACGCAGCCTCCTACGTGTCACATGATCACTGGCTCGAAGGAATGGATGGACTGATTGGTTAAAtaacttttccttttccttttaaatGTTCTCCACTGCTTTGTTGGACTGATGATGTGGTGAGATGCTGCTGAGGTGTCTTATTGCTATCACATGATTGGTCCCTGCATTCTTTAATCCTAAAAGTGCATTAAAATAAtagatgaaaaatgaaaagttggctagaaaaggaaaaaagagaagcTCAGTTGGGTCCAAAACTACAAAATGAATCGATTTCCTACTTTATTAGGACATTATTGAATTcttctttttagaaaataaaattttgggaATTAATCtattacataattaatatttcataaataaCCAAGAATTTCCTAACATTTCATAACTCCAGATTTTAGTAACATCCCGGGACATTTTAACCTTTTGATAGATTATCTCTCATCTTCTAATTTCTAAgagatcaaaatgaaaaagaatataTCATTTATGAATTTAcgattaattatataataaaatttttaaaaaatatcattaattacattatctctcattataaatttttaaaatattaaattgtttccttattaacatcatttttaaattttaactttgtttttgttatttattaattttggttgatatTCATTCAATGGGGAATATTTCAAACTAACGTCTTCTTCATTTTGGAGATTCTGTTTAATTTATTCCTCGATGAAAGTCAATCATCTTTCGATTGAGATCTATAGAAAAGTGCAAATATACACTACACGTAtcatgatttcttttttttttttttttttttttgcatgtttacgtatataataaaattataaatatatatcgcATATATATTGTTCGGTATATAAGACGTTATATTGTATTATTGTCTTTATTTATGCACTTATCAAATATACCCTGgtttattttatagaaaattcaaatattcagattttttatatatgaaatgtatattgtttttttcttttgaagcttcttgtaattcttgttttcttttatgagggcaacatttttttaatttttggagaaaattttcttatttatgtAGGTTTTGAAGAGAAAACCATTTTGGAATGTTCATAACCACAAAAAACTTCGATGCAATTCATTCTAACATTCTTCAACCCTAAAAAACTTCTAAATTTTACGCTTTTACCCCGCAAAATCTTCCCATGGTGAGGAGAGTTCAAATATGACATTTAATCACGTAAACAAGTGATAATTAGCAATGTAAATTTCAACAAGGTTAAAATCCTTCATAAGCTTCTCTAGATCAGCTTAGGCCACATTTATCGAGCGATACCAATTTCATTATGATAGTTCGAAAAGTTACTCCATTTGATTACATTTTTTGTTGTTACATGTGTTACATAATTGTAATGAAATGTGGGGTCCACTTTCAAGTCTATAATCAGATAATGCAATCCAATTGAGGTGTAAAAGGTTGATCAACCTGATTGGATTCTAAAATTAGATGGGATCTACTAGTTGGTATCGATATTGTTACTATTACAATATGAAAAGTATGAAAATGTCACAATTATTGTTACGGTTATGTTATTATTACCGTTTGActttaaataataacaataatgataattgtaacaataaatgtgataaATTCATAATTCTCATTAAATGTGATAAAAATAAATCCAATTATATTTGCGCTTGTAATCCATTAAGATTGACATACCGATAGAATTTCATTCCGATTATACCAATTTTCATTATGAATCGGTAAACATAGCCTAATCATTGATCATAATGAGATAACGGGTGCTAGTCACTCCCAAACAATTCTCTCCTCAAATAGACCTTGCTCAATCAAAATGTTAAAAGATCTGTATCTTCAATCTCACATATTGTTAGACTAATAAAAAGATCGTTGTGCCGAATCCCAATTGATATGTTATGGTTACATTCTCTCACTTGTAAGCttgaaaatttgttgaagaCCCGATAAGtgaaattcaatatttaattaggAGGGGAATGACTTCATAATAAGGGTTCAAACTTATTAGGATATTTTACTATGATATCATGTCAAATCACCAATtgactcaaaatcaatttaaattgttAGATGtgattaagaataaatttaatattattaaattgaCACTCTAACACTGAGGTTGTATCACGATGTTCTCATTTTGAGCTGGTGTGTGAGACTAAACGTAATATTGTGAATCCCTAAGTCAGTTTCAAAAAATATTCTCTTATTTTAGGGTAAAATGTTTGTCTCATTCTCTCAGTCTAATTCTCTTGAACCTTCCAATCAAAGATAAAACGCATATCTTTCGATCAACATGAACGCCAGTGGAATCTGTGTCACTTCAAACGCAATTTTCTCAACTCAAAGACACAAAACGACATTGAAATCATCTCAACCATTGcatggaagaaaagaaaaaagaaaacaagaccaCAGATTAATTTCCAACTACAAacaattttttctctcttatcaCTTtctcataaaagaaaaaaaaaagtgttctGAAATAAACGAAATCAACCCGTAAAGAATAAATCATAAGAAGAAATCGATACGGAGATTTACACATTTTATTAATGGGATGTTAGCTACGTGCACGGACaaagaaaaaagtaattttattaGTAGAAGAGAATATCAGCAAAATCCGTGCTTGGTCATTTAGAGTGTGAGATAataaattcaaggcattccaaccaAGGAAAGAGAGCTAATTTCTCTATTTTGCTTGTTTATTATGTCATAATTATTACTATATTAAGACAAATGGGAGGGAATCCTAACTTTAATCACTCTTTCTTTTTCAACCCTCtaatttttctataattaatttctgGCTTATTTACAACCGTAGGTTTTATCTTTTTTGGTCTAAAACCTTAGCttaattatatgtaattttCTTGGTATTAGCAAATGAGAAAGTCTTTGTCTGGTTGTAAAATCTTGTCTTTGTCCAAACTGGCTATTTGCATGAAGCACAAGTAGCTTTTACTGAGGCTGTGGTGCAGAGCAATGGTTGTTTCTTTGTAAGAATAGTGAGATCATCttttcataacgcttataacattCATTTATGGTTGCTCGTTGGATTTAACATTACACTAACTCTCatataaccttttttttttaaaaaaaaaaaaaaaatttaaatttgattccatGGCACATTGATTTCTTCTTGGTTTAAGAGTAGTGGGAAGAAAGGTTTCACGGACTTAAACATAGTTTAGTTAGTCAGGACACATATTATCGACCAATAGATTAGAGGTCCgtatctaaaatttaaaatcgataagaatgttttaattagtttaattttgctAAGGTTACcgattaaataaattttcataatattttttttaagaaaaaagaatatgcgtgtgtttttcttttatgttattTGATGTGTTCATGTTAGTATGTGTATACaccaaaatttaaatgtttgatAAAGTTTGTTAAGCACCTTGTTTAGTATTAACTGTTATtcttattgttaatttttttttttttttttgtttcaagaAGAAGTTAAATTGTTTATACCACTTTTAGGGTTTGTTTGAATTGATTTGTAAgtatttaaaattacttttttacaCTTAGAAAGTCAATCAAAATAGCCcctagttttcttttttttatttcatcattGCTTACCTATTAATGAAAGTGTGTTTGATCATTGATGACATTgtgaaaaaccaaaaacaagaaAATCCAAGAGAtcaattctttttttctctaaacttagttcttaaccttcaaaaataaaaataaaataaaataaaaaagaagaagaagaagaaaagaaaaaaaaaaaaaaaaaaaaacaagagagGAGACCTAAatattaccttttttttttcttaattgttGGATTCGTAaaataactttattttatttgtggATTCAAAATGACCTTTCAATTTAACTCGTAATTCATGAATTTAGTTAAAAGATAATTGTAAAAGAAGAATGTTTGAGAAACAAGATCAATTAGTAGACATGATAAGAACGCTACCAATGTGTTAACCTAGTTGAGGTATTCTGAGACATCTATTGATCCACATTGCATCTCTTTCTGAAAAGGAAATAAGAAACCCATGTGTTTTTATCCATGTCCTATATAGATCAaaggttttattttcttttaaattaaattacacatttagtcctatgattttagaaattaaaatttcaactaATCAAACTTTGTAAagataaattctaatttttaaatgggactaaattttaactttcttcagaagtaaaattttaatttaaccaTATATTTTATTGCTCATTGTCTAATTAATCATCACAAGGATTTGATAACAGAAGTTTTCGAGAGaaaatttatactaaaaaaaaatagctaatTAGATGGAAGGGAACAAAatgatattatatattataaattataatattttcatatCCATTGTTAGGTCACTCAATTCTCTACTATAGCTGAAAGAAAGTCATTAGATTGGtataacttcattttttttttaatatttatttattaatttgagtttaaaatacACCTCTTTTAATACTTATTTTCCCATAAAAATTGTCATGATATAAAGATGGTAAGACTTGCATTTTAGACACTAAATTCAGAGTTGTCAAGGTAGTAATACAATTATGCTCATTAAAATGTAAAGAAATTATACCAAAACAGTGGGATTGGAAATAGcatgaacaaaaaataaaaatgttatcttcaatttaatataattgtacaATAGTAATATATATTTATCCTAAAAAAGGAACAAGATAATGAAGTTCaataatcattttaaatttataaataaaatctgTAATACACATATTTTCCCAAgagatatgaaaaattgaatggattaatttaatttatttagtgaTGAAAGATCATATACATTTAGATTAACAATTTAGGAACCTCTTAAAGCTTTGTTAATTTGcattcaatttcatttttttaatctagATTTTGCCACAATTTATtaccatttttcaaaatggttcaaatttgtttttctttttaatttatttttaatttctattttcacTCTCTTtcactttctctctcttttagtCTCCCTTCCTTTGTGCTCTGATCTATTTATCTTGTTCAGAAActgaaactcaaaggaattttcccaaaaacaaaaaagaacatTATAGGTTTTTCAGAAAAGCTCTGATCTCTAGAGAACACAACCATGGATTGTCAGCAACAAGTTGAAGCTTCCAATAACATTATTGCATTTCCTCCTGTCACAATTCATGTTATGGTTGTTGATGATGATGCTATTTCTCTTGCTGTTCTCTCAAATTTGCTCAAAGCTTTGAATTatcaaggtaaaaaaaaaaaaataaataaaataaaaaacaaatactaGGTTTAAAATTCCTCTTCTTgtttgtgtttttattttatgtctTGTCATGTTTTTTTCttgataagaaaaaaatgtttcaatcttagaaagaagagagagaatttGGGTTGATCTCTAATTCTCTTTGTTTATAGCTTTCTTTATTGATTTTGAGTGTACTAAACCAAGAATCTCGGGTTGGTACCTTCAAATCTTTTTCTCACGTTATGTTTGGATAATCATTAAAACGATATATCTTTGTCGGTATCttctaaataaattttttttttttttatcctttttcgATACATATTGTAAACACGTGTGAGTATCGATGTGATTATAATCTAAAGATGagctaataaaaataaaatatctcttttTGGAGAAAAAATTATTGCTTAGATTGGATGAAATCCAACTCCTAGATCTCTTTACATCATAAGACACTACAAAGTTCCTTTTTTTGAGTAATTTACTCATTTAAAGTTTTTCCCCCAAATCCATTCCTTCATAGATACAATTTTGTGCATTTTAAGTATAATTGATCAAACCCTAGCTAGAAAATCACTTTAGAAAATATAGCCATTTAAATTTAGGattgaaaattgatttaaaagttAACTTTCaaacatgcatttttttttttaaaaaaaaaatagtgttattatatatatgaagatgatgatgaagttGGTTTCACAATTACATTTGGAATTGTTTTCTCATTGCAGGCTACCATGTATATAATATTcctttttttccaatttttagcaagcatttaattaagttaatttttcTCTTTGAAATAACCATAAcacatatttattatataatatttatcagtgttttattttttatatatagaaaatatacatcTTCAATTACATTTCCCCATTTCCATgttgatatatttatttataaactattttttcttcACATTCCCAAATCTTACTATGTCTTTTTTTCCCTAGTATATATACACCTCAATAGATTACTTTAATCTTGAAGGCATCATTTGGATTAATTCAATGATATTCTGATTATATATAGAATTATTTAGttctaataaattttcattttttaaatttcagttGGTTTGTTTACCGACCCGATTTGTGCTTTATACACCCTTCGGGCCGGAAAACAATCTTTTGATCTCATTGTCACAGCTCTCTATATGTCAAAGATGGATGGTTTTGAGTTAACAAAGAGAGTCAATGATGAATTCAAGCTTCCTGTTATCAGTAagtcaatttgaatttttttttctcacaacTTTAAGAATGAAATAGTTTATAAGATTATATTCTCAATTAACCTAAATTTTCAATGAACATTTCTTTTAATGATTCACCCAaatatcaaatttgaaaaagcaGTGATTTCGACCGATAATCGAGAAAGCGTCATGTATAGGGCGATACAAGAAGGAGTTGTACTCTACTTAGTGAAACCCTTCTCTCAAAATGACCTAACAAACATTTGGCAATTTGCTATACCCACCAAATCAAGAAGTGAGCCAAACCCTAGCTTGATTATTGAAGAGACTCGAAGCGATGGCAGAGTCGAATCTCAAGCATTCGAAACACACTCGGTCTCGGCTTCAAATGAAGTAATATcagaaaggaagataaagaagagTTCAAAAGGGAATCAAGAGAAAGCAAATGGTAAAAAGGAAGTGAACTCTACTAAAAAAAAGGCAAAGGTGGTTTGGAcagatttccttcaatatagATTCTTGCAAGCTGTTCATTTCATTGGTTTGGACAGTAAGAACATCCCATCTCACTATGCATAACATTATTTTATTCTCTTTGATctttcaaaatgttgatgatatgaaaattcaatttaatttagagtgtaaaataaaacattaaactcATTTTGTATCACGATCAAAGATATATTCGTTTGTGAATGATCTTAAATAtgacaaaaacaatttttcaccATTTCAAAACCATGCTGAAATATACAATAGggtttatatatatgtaattgTCTAATTTAACTTGGTAAATGTGCAGGAGCTGTTCCCAAGAAAATTCTTGAAGTCATGAATGTGCCTAGTTTGACGAGGGAAAATGTTGCTAGTCATTTGCaggtttttctttcttattatcATTCTAAATTCATATAATgtgttaaattgtttaattttatggatttaattttattttctttacataATTTGGAATCTTAGCTAAGCTATTTATatccataattttttaaaaataatattaatggtttctttttcttgaaaaaCATAACTCAAGAGGCACTTCATTGATGGATAGGAAAATATAGAGTAGAAATTAGAGAAATGTCTCCAATCACTAAATATTTAGAAGGCTTAATTACAAGTAGacaccataaaaaaaaaaatagtgacgAACGTTAGAAACTTTTTAATATTCAAAGACTAAAAGATACACAATTTGAAGTTTAgaaattaaacttgtaattttattttaggtttaataggaaaaaaatctaaattatacAAGTAGAATtgctcatccatgcaaatcttAATTTGATGATGTTTGATATGTTAAGATAGTCTAAAATGCATGAAGGGAGAAAGCTGTTTTTCTTCCTAATAagtcaagttttttttaaaatgttgcaAATATGGGAAATTCATAAAACCTAATCTCTTAATTTGGGAAGAAAAATCTGACAGTCAACTAGAAGAGAGATTctgaatttaattaaacttaattaaataatccCATCTTTATGTTCTATTGATTTCTTCACATTATATGCTTTAAGCTatgtgttttaattgttttaaagcAGAAATATAGAATTTTCCTTAGAAAAGTTTCAGAGAGATGCATGATTACACCAAACAAGACAGCTGAAGAAATGCTATGGTCAAAATTCCTCTCCCAACATGCTTCATTCTTGTTacaaaaaatccaacaaaaaacaAACTCCAATCTCAATTCTTCTCAAAACCCTAATAGTATCCCTCCTTTTCCAATCCATCAAAGTTCATTAAACCCTAACATTGGTGACCGTCAGTCCAAGCCCAAACCGTCGAGTTTCGAGGCATACCTCTCGCCCTACTACGGTCTAGGGCACCCGGCAAGTTTCATTACGAACTTTGCCGGTTGTCCATTATCAATGATGAACCAAAATTACAATGCTCAAGCTTTCAACTTTCCTGGAGCTCAGTTCCCAAATTTGGATCTCCCTGAGGATCATTCTTATCTAGGTTGTTCAAGCTTCTCTACCAATAATGGATACGATGGGTTCCCGGTCGGGATCGGCGGGGGGATTTCAATGGCTCAGATGGGGATTCCTTCAAATGGAtttgatggaaatggtcaaTTTGGTCCATATGGTATTGGATTTGGAGGTGATCATAACAGTTACAATTCGGGGTTTATGTGTAATA
Proteins encoded:
- the LOC120067668 gene encoding uncharacterized protein LOC120067668: MANTARSINGIESTKCSTPPLNQLLNQITSIKLERGNFMLWKTLALLILRGYRLEGHLSDEQSLNPLYEAWVTADQLLLGWLYNSMAPEVAVQLMGFENAKSLWDAIHSLFGVQSRAEEVTSDGGSGQSKSSIHGASQGSVKFQQINSKPNYSNNGSGTRGKGRGRGNCPTCQVCSKYGHSTDVCYQRFNREFVPHTSQPKGPGQ